The DNA segment TATGGATACGATTGATATTTTTGTGGATGCTGCTATTATCAGAGCTGCTCATTTTGGATATAATATAGATGTAGAAAAACTTCATAATCATCTTCAAGAAATGGAGCGTTTTTCTTATTTAATGGATGTTGAAAATTATTTTAATGAGCATCACCGTTATATACTTTGTTTGATAAGTTTTGCAGAAAATCCTTATCAGGTAAGTATCGCTAAACATATTTTCTTTCAAATTGTGCATTTTTCTGATGGAATTAATATTTTTAAAGCGGTTGAAATAAGAGAATGGACGAACAAAAAAAGCAGTGAAATCTATGAATTCCTTATCCAAAATAAAATCGAACTTGCTCGAAAAACGGTCAAATCTATGTTTGCAGAACTAACGATTCAAGCATATAGATAAAAAAGTTGGTGCCATAAAGGTACCAACTTTTTTTGTGTTTTACAATAATACTTATGTTTCCTTAGTTAATTCTTTAATATTGGGTGATACGATGGTTGAGTAAAATGTCTGTATGCCAATGGAGCTAAAAACAGAAAAAGATGGAGGAGCAGAAATGAAAAAAATTTATATTATTATGACATCAATTCTTTTGTGCATCATTTGTGTCGTCGTTGGAATTTCTATTTTTCTAAAGCAAGATGAGGTTGTTCAGCAACCGAAAGAAAAAATTAGTAAAAAACAGGTTCTATCAGACAAAGAGCAGCCTAGTTCTTCTAACGAAGGGAAAAAGGTAGCATATTTGACGATTGATGATGGGCCAACTGAATATATGTCAAAAATTTTAACCGCATTAAAAAAAGAAAATGTAAAAGCTACATTTTTCCTCGTTGGAAATAGAATTACTGGTGATAGAAAAAAAGATATTAAAGAAGCTGCAGAAGAAGGCCATAGTATTGGACTCCATAGTATGTCGCACGTTGCTAAAAGATTATACAAAGACAAACAATTTATTCCTGAAATAGAAAAAGAATCTAAACTACTTAATACAATTCTAGATAAAAAAACAAAGTTAGTTCGAGCGCCCTATGGTAGTACTTATTTAAATGATGACCAAGTAGGACAATTAAAAAAGGATAAATATCGACTACTAGATTGGAATATTGATAGTGAGGACTGGAAACATAAAGGAAAACCAGAAAAGATGGTTTCTTTCATTAAGGAAGAGTTAAATAAATTCAAAAAAATTTCTCCTGTTATTTTGATTCATGAAACAGAAGATTTACTAAAAGCTATACCTGATCTAGTCAAAACTATCCGAGCAAAAGGCTTTGAATTAAAACCTTATTTTGAAGATAATAATTTTCATTTGAATTTCAAAAAAGATCCTCAATTATAAATAGTTATTGCTTCTTCACTGTCATAAAAAAAGCAGAAACCATTGCATAAGCCATTTTGGATAATGGAATATACAAGGTTTCTGCTTATTGTGTTGCCTCGCTTTGATATAAATTAAAGCCATTTTTATTCCCAATAAGTTGAAAATGGTAAGCTGTATACATTTGATTAAGGGTGGCATTAGTTTCAATGCAATCCAAACGTACAAATGGAACGGCCTTTTCAAAAGCTAGTTTTTTAGCATAACAAATCATTTGTTTACTTAAAGAAATACCACTAAAATCTCTATTAACCATTATTCGATGTAAGTAATATGCCGTTTGAGTGGTTAAATCGCCCCATAAATCTGTATCCCAATCACTTGGCTTTTTTCGTATAATCATAGCGCCAGCAAGTTTTCCATCAGCTGTTTCGAATATGGCGACCTCACCCAGTTTGATTCGTTGTTCGATATTATGGACATCAAATCCATGTAAAATATCACTCCACTGGTTTGAACCCGATTCTTTTAACCAGAGAGCTGTATTTACCATTAATTCATGTATGTTGGAACGATCATTTGGCAAAGCAAAGCGGACTAGAAATTCCAGTCCGCCAGCTGTAACTTTATTTTGGTTCATTTTCATCTTTTGGACGTTCGGGTTCTTTTGTTGTATCTGGTCCAAAGCCTTCTGGATGTGTATCATCTTTAAACGGATCAGCTTCTGTTGTGTTGAATGGATCTACTTC comes from the Listeria welshimeri serovar 6b str. SLCC5334 genome and includes:
- a CDS encoding GntR family transcriptional regulator; the protein is MTNKYKTLDKMVYNLLLEKIKRGELVPNQHLAEEKLATEFGVSRSPLRKAIATLTAQGIVSYHENSGTVLNDVLIDSARYVQLMDTIDIFVDAAIIRAAHFGYNIDVEKLHNHLQEMERFSYLMDVENYFNEHHRYILCLISFAENPYQVSIAKHIFFQIVHFSDGINIFKAVEIREWTNKKSSEIYEFLIQNKIELARKTVKSMFAELTIQAYR
- a CDS encoding polysaccharide deacetylase family protein, translating into MKKIYIIMTSILLCIICVVVGISIFLKQDEVVQQPKEKISKKQVLSDKEQPSSSNEGKKVAYLTIDDGPTEYMSKILTALKKENVKATFFLVGNRITGDRKKDIKEAAEEGHSIGLHSMSHVAKRLYKDKQFIPEIEKESKLLNTILDKKTKLVRAPYGSTYLNDDQVGQLKKDKYRLLDWNIDSEDWKHKGKPEKMVSFIKEELNKFKKISPVILIHETEDLLKAIPDLVKTIRAKGFELKPYFEDNNFHLNFKKDPQL
- a CDS encoding GNAT family N-acetyltransferase: MNQNKVTAGGLEFLVRFALPNDRSNIHELMVNTALWLKESGSNQWSDILHGFDVHNIEQRIKLGEVAIFETADGKLAGAMIIRKKPSDWDTDLWGDLTTQTAYYLHRIMVNRDFSGISLSKQMICYAKKLAFEKAVPFVRLDCIETNATLNQMYTAYHFQLIGNKNGFNLYQSEATQ